A DNA window from Microcystis aeruginosa NIES-843 contains the following coding sequences:
- a CDS encoding helix-turn-helix domain-containing protein: protein MPAKQYIVCLTEDERKSLNKLTTTGKASARKINHARILLKADINQPDGGCRDQQISEALNISTRSIERVRQRFVEESLENALNPRPKKSLKLKKIDGEAEAHLIALACSQVPQGYNRWTLRLLAEEMVT, encoded by the coding sequence ATGCCAGCCAAACAATACATTGTCTGCTTAACTGAAGATGAACGCAAGAGTCTCAACAAACTAACCACAACAGGTAAAGCTTCCGCTAGAAAAATTAATCATGCTCGAATTTTACTGAAAGCAGATATCAATCAACCCGATGGAGGTTGTAGAGATCAACAAATCAGTGAAGCCTTGAATATCAGTACCAGAAGCATTGAGAGAGTCAGACAAAGATTTGTGGAAGAAAGCCTAGAAAATGCACTTAACCCTCGTCCGAAAAAGTCATTAAAGCTCAAAAAGATAGACGGAGAAGCAGAAGCCCATTTAATCGCACTGGCTTGCTCACAAGTGCCTCAAGGTTATAACCGTTGGACATTACGACTACTGGCAGAGGAAATGGTAACTTGA
- a CDS encoding type II toxin-antitoxin system HicA family toxin: MPKKIRELKSILLKAGFTYRPGKGSHTVWSHPRLEYSLTLSGKDSSDADRYQEKDVRNALQELANLNQGDNP, from the coding sequence ATGCCTAAAAAAATACGAGAACTCAAGTCTATACTTCTGAAAGCAGGGTTTACCTATCGCCCCGGTAAAGGTAGTCATACCGTTTGGAGCCATCCCCGTTTAGAATATAGCTTGACCCTGTCAGGCAAAGATAGTAGTGATGCTGATCGCTACCAGGAAAAAGACGTAAGAAATGCACTTCAGGAACTAGCAAACTTAAATCAAGGAGACAATCCATGA
- a CDS encoding type II toxin-antitoxin system mRNA interferase toxin, RelE/StbE family — MTTYTIVFSKQARKDPDELTQKQKVKLQEILTNIIAINPYIGKSLKGDLEGLYSYRLNRKDRLLYEIYEDDKTILIIRTKTHYGD; from the coding sequence ATGACAACCTACACAATTGTCTTTTCTAAACAAGCGCGAAAAGATCCCGACGAACTCACCCAAAAACAGAAAGTCAAACTTCAAGAAATTTTAACTAACATAATTGCAATTAATCCCTATATTGGCAAATCCTTAAAAGGCGATTTAGAAGGCTTGTATTCCTATCGCCTAAATCGAAAAGATCGTCTGCTTTATGAAATTTATGAAGACGATAAAACTATTCTGATTATTCGTACAAAAACACACTATGGAGATTAG
- a CDS encoding type II toxin-antitoxin system HicB family antitoxin, with protein sequence MNYHYSIYIQWSQEDNKFIAHLPEFVSYAHTHGETYNEALQNALEVLDFLIEDYTARDKSLPIFQAISP encoded by the coding sequence ATGAATTATCACTATAGTATTTATATTCAATGGTCACAAGAAGACAACAAATTTATCGCCCATCTCCCTGAATTTGTCTCCTATGCTCATACTCACGGCGAAACCTACAATGAAGCGCTACAAAATGCCCTTGAAGTTCTAGATTTCCTTATCGAAGACTACACTGCACGAGACAAATCTCTCCCAATTTTTCAGGCTATTTCCCCATAG
- a CDS encoding photosystem II manganese-stabilizing polypeptide: MRFRALLVAFLALCLGVLTACSDAPSAVLNRNELTYDEILNTGLANKCPQISEFTRGTLPLERGESYVVTDLCLEPQEYFVKGEPVNKREAATFIPGKLLTRDTTSLEQMTASLTVGEDGVLTLKEEDGIDFQPVTVQLPGGERVPLFFTIKGFTGKTEAGFNSINSSTDFEGDFKVPSYRGAGFLDPKGRGVVTGYDNAVALPASADSQDFQRANVKATELGKGTMSLQVTKVDASTGEFAGVFESEQPSDTDLGAKDAEEVKIRGIFYGRLEARA; this comes from the coding sequence ATGAGATTTCGTGCCTTGTTAGTTGCCTTTTTAGCCTTGTGCTTAGGGGTGTTGACAGCTTGTAGCGACGCGCCTAGTGCCGTCCTGAATAGAAACGAGCTAACCTATGATGAAATTTTAAACACGGGATTAGCTAACAAATGTCCCCAGATTTCCGAGTTCACCCGGGGTACTCTCCCCTTAGAACGCGGCGAAAGTTATGTGGTGACAGATTTATGCTTAGAACCCCAAGAATATTTTGTCAAGGGTGAACCCGTTAATAAGCGGGAAGCAGCCACCTTTATACCGGGTAAACTCCTAACCAGAGATACCACCAGTTTAGAACAGATGACAGCGAGTTTAACCGTAGGCGAAGACGGTGTTTTAACCCTCAAGGAAGAAGACGGTATCGATTTCCAACCCGTTACCGTACAATTACCCGGAGGTGAAAGAGTTCCCTTGTTCTTTACCATCAAAGGTTTCACTGGCAAAACCGAAGCCGGATTTAACTCGATTAACAGTTCCACGGATTTTGAAGGCGACTTTAAAGTTCCCTCCTATCGTGGCGCTGGTTTCTTAGATCCCAAAGGTCGGGGTGTGGTAACCGGTTATGATAATGCTGTCGCTTTACCCGCTAGTGCTGATAGTCAAGATTTCCAGCGCGCTAACGTCAAAGCGACGGAACTGGGTAAAGGTACTATGTCTTTACAGGTAACTAAAGTTGACGCTTCTACTGGCGAGTTTGCTGGTGTTTTTGAAAGTGAGCAGCCTTCCGACACCGATTTAGGCGCAAAAGATGCTGAAGAAGTGAAAATTCGCGGCATTTTCTACGGTCGTCTCGAAGCTCGTGCCTAA
- a CDS encoding IS630-like element ISMae24 family transposase: MRLIRDLNPESQKMLERIYRASKHHQVRERAKCILLSFQGTTIEELSGIFGVTRKTIYNWLTAWEDRKLIGFYNRRGRGRKPKLTEAQGQQVIDWVKEEPKSLKKIQIKIVEEGKLTVSKDKIKRLIKKINMRWKRVRRGVAKTPDEWELEVKLPILEELKKQEKRGEIEIGYLDEMGGDSKPCIPDAWQEEKTTIKLPPIEGKRLNILGIMKRDNQLFYETQVGTVTSEIVINFLDKYCQNIQKKTVIIIDQASIHTSEAFMEKLEEWEKKNLKIFWLPTYSPHLNLIEILWRFLKYEWIEFSAYKDRKSLLAYVKKVLDNFGGEYVINFA, translated from the coding sequence ATGAGATTGATTAGAGACCTAAACCCCGAGAGCCAGAAAATGCTAGAGAGAATTTATCGAGCTAGTAAACATCATCAAGTAAGAGAGCGAGCGAAATGTATACTCTTAAGTTTTCAGGGAACCACGATAGAAGAATTGAGCGGAATATTTGGAGTTACGAGAAAGACCATCTATAATTGGTTGACGGCCTGGGAAGATAGAAAACTAATTGGTTTTTATAATCGTCGAGGAAGAGGGAGAAAACCTAAATTGACAGAAGCCCAAGGTCAACAAGTTATTGACTGGGTAAAAGAAGAACCGAAAAGCTTAAAAAAAATCCAGATAAAAATTGTAGAAGAAGGGAAATTAACCGTAAGCAAAGACAAGATAAAAAGACTCATAAAAAAAATCAACATGAGGTGGAAAAGGGTGAGAAGAGGGGTCGCCAAAACCCCTGATGAGTGGGAGCTTGAGGTCAAACTACCTATTTTAGAAGAACTAAAAAAACAGGAAAAAAGAGGAGAGATTGAGATAGGATATTTGGATGAAATGGGAGGGGATTCAAAGCCTTGTATTCCTGACGCTTGGCAAGAAGAAAAAACCACGATAAAGTTACCACCAATTGAAGGTAAAAGACTAAATATTTTAGGAATAATGAAACGAGATAATCAATTATTTTATGAGACACAGGTCGGAACGGTTACTAGCGAGATAGTTATTAATTTTCTGGATAAATATTGCCAAAATATACAGAAAAAAACTGTCATAATAATTGACCAAGCTTCCATTCATACCAGCGAGGCATTTATGGAGAAACTTGAGGAATGGGAAAAGAAAAACTTGAAAATATTTTGGTTGCCCACTTATTCACCTCATTTAAATTTAATTGAAATATTATGGAGATTTTTAAAATATGAATGGATTGAATTTAGCGCCTATAAAGACCGAAAGAGCCTCCTCGCTTACGTTAAAAAAGTGCTGGACAATTTTGGAGGCGAGTATGTAATTAATTTTGCCTAG
- a CDS encoding type II toxin-antitoxin system HicB family antitoxin yields MIDKYLIVLEKSETGFSAYSPDVVGCVPTGATLEETTEQMRSALALHLADVENCPQPRGIDAYLEALRDSEGETFFLTHIPLEQVLIRVC; encoded by the coding sequence ATGATCGACAAATATCTAATTGTTCTCGAAAAAAGTGAAACGGGATTTTCCGCTTATTCACCCGATGTAGTAGGGTGTGTACCAACAGGGGCGACTTTAGAAGAAACAACGGAGCAAATGCGATCGGCTTTGGCTTTGCATTTAGCAGATGTTGAAAATTGTCCCCAACCGCGAGGAATTGATGCCTATCTAGAAGCTTTGCGAGATTCGGAAGGAGAAACATTTTTTCTGACTCATATTCCACTGGAGCAAGTCTTAATTAGGGTTTGCTGA
- a CDS encoding type II toxin-antitoxin system HicB family antitoxin — MAELSSKITAIIYSGEQQGYVGECVEISVVTQGNTLDEVVNNLKEAVLLHLEGEDPSEFGLVAKPSLQITVELQPEYA; from the coding sequence ATGGCTGAATTAAGTTCAAAAATTACGGCAATTATTTATTCTGGTGAACAACAAGGATATGTAGGCGAATGCGTGGAAATTTCGGTTGTGACCCAAGGAAATACCTTGGATGAGGTGGTTAATAATCTCAAAGAAGCTGTCTTATTACATTTAGAAGGGGAAGATCCTAGTGAGTTTGGTCTAGTTGCCAAACCTTCTCTACAGATTACGGTTGAGTTACAGCCTGAATATGCCTAA
- a CDS encoding proline--tRNA ligase, whose amino-acid sequence MRLSQQLFVTLREDPAEAEIPSHKCLVRAGYIRRIGSGIYAYLPLMWRVLQKVSQIVREEMNKAGAQECLLPQLQPAELWQESGRWDTYTKAEGIMFALTDRQNRELGLGPTHEEVITAVARDLIRSYRQLPVNLYQIQTKFRDEIRPRFGLMRGREFIMKDAYSFNLDEECLKKTYQAMDIAYRNIFRRCGLAFRAVEADSGAIGGSASQEFMVLADAGEDEVLFTADEKYAANVEKAVSLPADKVASPFKKFAKKETPNTNTIESLAKFLDCAATAIVKNVLYEVVYDSGITVLVLVSIRGDQEVNEVKLQNELVRQASRYNAKTILALKIPDAAAQQKWATKPLPLGYIGPDLEDNLLKKASDIAPQFLRIADNTVTDLENLITGANETGFHLVGANWGKDFILPELIVDLRKAQVGDRAIHDPNQTLQSARGIEVGHIFQLGYKYSQAMNAFYTNEAGESTPICMGCYGIGVSRLAQAAVEQSYDKDGIIWPVAIAPYQAIVVIPNLADAEQVKTAESLYNELNQAGIETLLDDRDERAGVKFKDADLIGIPYRIVTGKSLKSGKVELVERASKKASEVAINEVVSYLKTAISKVNASD is encoded by the coding sequence ATGCGACTCTCTCAACAGCTTTTTGTCACTCTCCGGGAAGACCCAGCCGAGGCGGAAATCCCCAGTCATAAATGCTTGGTGCGTGCCGGTTACATTCGTCGCATTGGCAGCGGTATTTACGCCTATTTACCCCTGATGTGGCGGGTTTTGCAGAAAGTCTCCCAGATAGTCCGGGAAGAAATGAATAAAGCCGGTGCCCAAGAATGTTTACTTCCCCAACTGCAACCGGCGGAACTCTGGCAAGAATCAGGCCGTTGGGACACCTACACAAAAGCAGAAGGGATCATGTTTGCCCTGACGGACCGGCAAAACCGGGAGTTAGGATTAGGACCGACTCACGAAGAAGTAATTACTGCCGTCGCTCGTGATTTAATTCGTTCCTATCGACAATTACCGGTTAATTTATATCAGATTCAAACTAAATTTCGCGATGAAATTCGCCCTCGTTTTGGTTTAATGCGGGGACGAGAATTTATTATGAAAGATGCCTATTCTTTCAATCTCGACGAGGAATGTTTAAAGAAAACCTATCAAGCGATGGATATAGCTTACCGCAATATTTTCCGCCGTTGTGGGTTAGCTTTTCGGGCAGTAGAAGCCGATTCTGGAGCGATTGGCGGTTCCGCATCCCAAGAATTTATGGTCTTAGCTGATGCTGGCGAAGATGAGGTTTTATTTACCGCCGATGAAAAGTATGCGGCTAATGTGGAAAAAGCCGTTTCTTTGCCGGCAGATAAAGTGGCTTCTCCCTTTAAAAAGTTTGCTAAAAAAGAGACTCCTAACACCAACACTATCGAAAGTTTAGCTAAATTTCTCGATTGTGCTGCCACCGCTATCGTCAAAAATGTTCTCTACGAAGTGGTTTATGATAGCGGCATAACTGTTTTAGTTTTGGTGAGCATTCGGGGAGATCAAGAGGTTAACGAAGTTAAACTACAAAATGAATTAGTTAGACAGGCGAGCCGTTACAATGCTAAAACAATTTTGGCTTTAAAAATACCCGATGCTGCCGCTCAACAGAAATGGGCAACTAAACCTTTACCTTTAGGTTATATTGGTCCCGACTTAGAAGATAATTTGCTCAAAAAAGCCAGCGATATAGCTCCTCAATTTTTACGCATAGCAGACAACACGGTGACAGACTTAGAAAACTTGATCACCGGTGCAAATGAAACGGGGTTTCATTTAGTGGGGGCGAATTGGGGTAAAGATTTTATCTTACCGGAATTAATCGTCGATCTACGCAAAGCCCAGGTAGGCGATCGAGCTATTCATGATCCTAATCAAACCTTGCAAAGTGCTAGAGGAATTGAAGTCGGTCATATCTTCCAATTGGGCTATAAATATTCTCAAGCCATGAATGCTTTTTATACTAATGAAGCGGGAGAATCTACCCCCATTTGTATGGGTTGTTATGGCATAGGAGTATCGCGTTTAGCACAGGCAGCCGTAGAACAATCCTACGATAAAGATGGCATTATTTGGCCGGTAGCTATTGCCCCTTATCAAGCGATTGTGGTTATTCCCAATTTAGCTGATGCCGAGCAGGTAAAAACCGCCGAAAGTTTATACAATGAGTTAAATCAAGCGGGCATTGAAACCCTTTTAGATGACCGGGATGAACGTGCAGGAGTTAAGTTCAAAGATGCGGATTTAATTGGGATTCCCTATCGCATTGTCACGGGTAAATCTCTCAAATCGGGTAAGGTGGAATTAGTTGAAAGAGCCAGTAAAAAAGCGTCAGAAGTAGCAATTAATGAGGTGGTTTCCTATTTAAAAACTGCTATTTCAAAGGTAAATGCTTCTGATTAA
- a CDS encoding phosphoglucomutase/phosphomannomutase family protein — MTTVNPIKFGTDGWRGIIAADFTFDRVALLAPLAAQVLADNYGQITGSRTMIVGYDRRFMAEDFAQTAAESLQKAGFDVLLSQSYAPTPAFSWAARAENALGAIVLTASHNPAKYLGLKVKGYFGGSVSPEITQQIEALLSNPPQFNAAAGKLNTFEPWSGYCQGLRQKVNIAAIANAIESGQLKVYSDVMHGAAATGLERLLGVGITELRGNRDPLFGGGSPEPLPRNLREIIDKLAHSANLAPLRVGLVFDGDSDRVAAIDGRGNFLSTQNLIPILIEHLAGKKGMRGEIVKTVSGSDLIPKLASLYGLSVFETPIGYKYIADRMLTTPVLIGGEESGGVGYGTHIPERDALLSALYVLEAVVESGQDLSDLYAQLQDKTGFHSEYDRIDLPLANMEARNQLITALDKEPLREIAGKQVTDCNTMDGYKFRLEDGSWLLIRFSGTEPVLRLYCESSTLDRVDEILAWAKSWAIYI; from the coding sequence ATGACCACCGTGAACCCGATTAAATTTGGAACCGATGGCTGGCGCGGGATTATCGCCGCCGATTTTACTTTCGATCGAGTCGCTCTGCTCGCTCCCTTGGCGGCTCAGGTTTTAGCGGATAATTATGGTCAGATCACAGGTTCGCGGACGATGATCGTCGGCTATGATCGGCGGTTTATGGCGGAGGATTTTGCTCAAACTGCGGCGGAATCGCTTCAAAAAGCCGGTTTTGATGTGCTTCTCTCCCAATCCTACGCTCCGACTCCCGCTTTTAGTTGGGCAGCTCGAGCAGAAAATGCTCTCGGTGCGATCGTGTTAACCGCCAGTCATAACCCAGCCAAATATCTCGGTTTGAAGGTTAAAGGTTATTTTGGTGGTTCTGTCTCGCCGGAAATTACCCAACAAATTGAAGCTTTATTGTCTAATCCGCCGCAATTTAACGCAGCTGCCGGTAAATTAAACACTTTTGAGCCATGGTCAGGTTATTGTCAGGGTTTACGCCAAAAAGTTAATATTGCCGCTATTGCCAACGCGATCGAATCGGGACAACTAAAAGTTTATTCCGATGTCATGCACGGTGCGGCGGCTACCGGTTTAGAGCGTCTTTTGGGGGTGGGGATCACGGAATTACGCGGCAATCGCGATCCTTTGTTCGGTGGCGGCTCTCCAGAACCTTTACCGAGAAATTTGAGGGAAATCATCGATAAACTGGCTCACAGCGCAAATTTAGCCCCTTTGCGAGTAGGTTTGGTCTTCGATGGGGATAGCGATCGAGTAGCGGCGATCGATGGTCGGGGGAATTTTTTAAGCACCCAAAATCTCATCCCGATTTTAATCGAGCATTTAGCCGGCAAAAAGGGAATGAGAGGGGAAATTGTGAAAACGGTGAGCGGTTCCGATTTAATCCCCAAATTAGCCAGTTTATACGGTTTATCGGTCTTTGAAACCCCGATCGGTTATAAGTATATCGCCGATCGAATGTTGACCACTCCTGTGTTAATTGGTGGGGAAGAGTCGGGAGGTGTCGGTTATGGTACTCACATTCCCGAACGGGATGCTTTATTATCAGCTTTATACGTTTTGGAAGCGGTGGTAGAATCGGGCCAAGATTTAAGCGATCTTTACGCGCAATTACAGGATAAAACCGGGTTTCATTCTGAGTATGATCGCATTGATTTACCCTTAGCTAATATGGAAGCTCGCAATCAGTTAATTACTGCTTTGGATAAGGAACCCTTAAGGGAAATTGCTGGTAAACAAGTGACTGATTGTAATACTATGGACGGTTATAAATTCCGTTTAGAAGATGGCAGTTGGTTGTTAATTCGCTTTAGTGGCACCGAACCGGTTTTGCGTCTCTACTGTGAATCTTCAACCCTCGATCGAGTTGATGAAATTCTCGCCTGGGCAAAATCTTGGGCTATCTATATCTAA
- a CDS encoding type II toxin-antitoxin system HicA family toxin encodes MPKLKQLSGKDVIKILARFGFTIHSQRGSHIKLRRVISQRRETLTIPNHRKLDPGTC; translated from the coding sequence ATGCCTAAACTGAAACAACTATCAGGCAAAGACGTGATCAAGATTCTCGCTCGATTTGGCTTTACTATTCACAGTCAACGAGGAAGTCACATTAAATTGCGTCGTGTTATCTCCCAGAGAAGAGAGACTTTAACTATTCCCAATCATCGAAAACTTGATCCTGGAACCTGTTAG
- a CDS encoding DNA methyltransferase, protein MPTLPLFVHERLSTRAIIETLKSHKVEKGEQLNLFELFNDPKWSITDQILRAYEYHDKWVNRMILGDSLVTMNSLLQYEGMGGKVQMIYIDPPYGVKFGSNFQPFVRKRDVKHNDDDDFTREPEMVQAYRDTWELGLHSYLSYLRNRLLLSREFLTDSGSVFVQISDENVHHVRELMDEVFGGENFVANITYKTKKMTMGNTSTIETIGDHIIFYAKCIRNLKCHSLFTFKDWREDHHWRYIELPNGERRTMTTEERNNPDTIPEGSKVFIPLDLRPSGYFTTGDFVFEFNGTKYSPGTGKSWRTNKEGMDNLAKYNRLYETSKALTYVLYHDDYPVSRITNFWNDTEGAYQASGLSRCY, encoded by the coding sequence GTGCCGACTTTACCCCTATTTGTCCATGAACGTTTATCCACTAGGGCAATTATTGAAACCCTGAAATCCCACAAGGTGGAAAAAGGGGAACAATTGAATCTATTTGAACTATTTAATGACCCTAAATGGTCAATTACTGACCAGATTCTCCGAGCTTACGAGTACCACGATAAATGGGTAAACCGGATGATTCTCGGTGACTCGTTGGTGACGATGAACTCCCTACTGCAATACGAGGGGATGGGGGGTAAGGTGCAGATGATTTATATTGACCCTCCCTACGGGGTAAAATTTGGTTCTAATTTTCAACCTTTTGTCAGAAAACGCGACGTTAAACACAACGATGACGATGATTTCACCCGCGAACCGGAGATGGTGCAAGCTTATCGAGATACTTGGGAATTAGGGTTACATTCCTATCTGAGTTATTTACGCAATCGTTTGTTATTGTCCCGGGAGTTTTTGACTGATAGCGGTAGTGTTTTTGTGCAGATTTCCGATGAGAATGTTCATCATGTTCGGGAATTGATGGATGAGGTTTTTGGCGGGGAGAATTTTGTAGCAAATATTACTTATAAAACAAAAAAAATGACAATGGGTAATACATCTACTATTGAAACAATAGGGGATCATATTATTTTCTATGCAAAATGTATTAGAAATTTAAAATGTCATTCTTTATTTACTTTTAAAGACTGGAGAGAAGATCATCATTGGAGATATATCGAGTTACCTAATGGAGAAAGACGCACAATGACAACAGAAGAAAGAAATAATCCTGATACAATACCTGAAGGTAGTAAAGTTTTTATCCCTTTAGATTTAAGGCCAAGTGGTTATTTTACTACTGGTGATTTTGTTTTTGAATTTAACGGAACTAAATATTCACCTGGTACAGGAAAAAGCTGGCGCACTAATAAAGAGGGAATGGATAATTTAGCTAAATATAATCGTCTTTATGAAACAAGTAAAGCCTTGACTTATGTTTTATATCATGATGATTATCCAGTTTCAAGAATTACTAATTTTTGGAATGATACAGAAGGTGCATATCAAGCTAGTGGTCTGTCAAGATGTTATTGA
- a CDS encoding DUF4926 domain-containing protein — translation MSKVKLFDDIQLTEDIPLTDGGIAPIGTVGAIVEVLKNGEAYLVELFGNWVKYDEQGNFVSTTQAEKEAFMETIGVEIVYPNQLVLAVPAKEIMQVTA, via the coding sequence ATGAGTAAGGTTAAATTATTTGATGATATTCAACTAACGGAAGATATTCCCTTAACCGATGGCGGAATTGCGCCTATCGGTACAGTTGGAGCAATTGTAGAAGTTCTGAAAAATGGGGAGGCTTATCTAGTAGAATTATTTGGGAATTGGGTTAAATATGATGAACAAGGAAATTTTGTCTCAACCACTCAAGCAGAAAAAGAAGCATTTATGGAGACAATTGGCGTAGAAATTGTTTATCCTAATCAATTAGTGTTAGCTGTTCCCGCTAAAGAGATTATGCAAGTTACGGCTTAG
- a CDS encoding type II toxin-antitoxin system Phd/YefM family antitoxin encodes MYQVTVDYAKANLEELCDRTEKEPDGVVIVRENRSYILITKEEWESLAETSELMQDPKLLQHIASARREYAAGETLTMEQVFG; translated from the coding sequence ATGTATCAAGTTACCGTTGATTACGCCAAAGCCAACCTAGAAGAACTCTGCGATCGCACTGAAAAAGAACCCGATGGAGTAGTGATCGTTCGTGAAAATCGCAGTTATATTCTCATCACTAAAGAAGAATGGGAATCCTTAGCTGAAACCAGCGAACTCATGCAAGATCCCAAACTATTACAACACATTGCATCAGCACGACGAGAATATGCCGCAGGAGAAACCCTAACAATGGAACAAGTATTTGGATGA
- a CDS encoding tetratricopeptide repeat protein has translation MHDYLGEEHPDVATSLNNLADLYRAQGKYAEAEPLYLRALAIREKQLGAEHPHVANSLNSLAILYQSQGKYTEAEPLYQKAIAICSEKLGENHPDTQTVKNNYNLMLSQLPDEELSQRFPPEMVEDIQSLRHS, from the coding sequence TTGCATGACTACTTAGGAGAAGAGCATCCTGATGTGGCGACCAGTCTCAACAATCTGGCGGATCTTTATCGCGCTCAAGGGAAATACGCAGAAGCAGAACCCCTCTATTTGCGAGCACTGGCGATTCGGGAAAAGCAATTAGGAGCAGAGCATCCTCATGTGGCCAACAGTCTCAACAGTCTGGCGATTCTTTATCAGTCTCAAGGGAAATACACAGAAGCAGAACCGCTTTATCAAAAAGCGATTGCTATTTGTTCGGAAAAATTAGGAGAAAATCACCCCGACACTCAAACAGTAAAAAATAATTATAATCTGATGCTTTCTCAACTTCCCGATGAGGAATTAAGCCAACGCTTTCCCCCCGAAATGGTCGAAGATATCCAATCACTCCGTCATTCCTAG
- a CDS encoding type II toxin-antitoxin system HicB family antitoxin: protein MNYYYSIFIQWSEEDNKFIAHLPEFGPYAHTHGETYHAALQNALEVLDLLIEDYTARGKSLPPLRAISA, encoded by the coding sequence ATGAATTATTACTATAGTATTTTTATTCAATGGTCAGAAGAAGACAACAAATTTATCGCCCACCTCCCTGAATTTGGCCCCTATGCTCATACTCATGGTGAAACCTACCATGCAGCTCTACAAAATGCCCTTGAAGTTCTAGATCTCCTTATCGAAGACTACACTGCACGAGGCAAATCTCTCCCACCTCTCCGGGCTATTTCCGCATAG